TTACGTTGTAACCGGAAACACTATTACTTTGCATCAAGTAAAAAAGAGGCTACTTTGCATCAAGACACTCTATCACCTAAGAATAATTGAGTCTCAGTTGGTTGGGATGAAAAGAAGGGCTGGTGGAGTGGAAGTAAAAGAGGtgtacgttttttttttttttttcctgcttagtcgaaaatgagaaaactGGATGGGAAAGGGTTAGAAGATACCCATCCATGTCAAGTCTGTTTTGCTTCCTTTCCATCTGTACCAATTGACTGATAATCTCTGGCTAGAAGTAGCTTTCATTTAATAGAAACTGGATGTTCCCAAGAAAAGCTCGTGCACAAATCTGTGTCCAGTTAATTAAATAAAGCATCTCCTTTCTGATGTGAAAGTGCAAGTTGAGAGGTcgctgatatgatatgtttcaaAGATTTTGTGTTCAAGTCTTGGTTCAAACTAGTTGCCACATGATTGAATACAGTGCAAGGTTATCTTCACTTCATGTATTATTTCCATATAACTAAGTCTTGCAGGCTCTGCATTTTAGATTCGATGATCAGAAAAGCAAGAATGTACCAAGAGTACATGCAGATGATCCCTCTTCCGACAAAGCGTGGCTTTGTTACCCCTTTCACCTCATGGGCTGGATTGGCTGCATCTATTAAGGAGTTATATGGGCAACCCCTGCATTACCTGACCAATATCCAAATGAAGCAGTGGGATCAAAAGAGGTTTGGTGCTGATGATGAAGACGTCCCATTAGACACCATCATCCATCCTACCAAAGCTCAAGCAAGCATCTGGCTTATTGAAGATGTTCACAGGCGTTCAACATCTCCTTATTACATTGCTAGACTTTGGCTTGCTGATCCAATGTATCATGCCCATGTTGATCCTATTTTCCCAAAGCTGCAGAATTCATCAAAATAGATTCTCTGCCAATATATCTTCATTGACTTGTTTCAGATTCGTGAACCTTGTACTTGAAATCAATCTCATCTGCATCACTCTTCCCGAAACaactattttatattaaaaattgtACATCATATGGCTTGTTTAAGTTATCTTCTCATTTCACGTATTGATGAATCAATATGTGTTCAACACATGCGGCTGGCTATACGTGAAATTGTGCTTGTGATACGTGGTGAAGCAGGCCTCATTTATTTGCATCTAATGGAGGTTTGTATCTGAGTCATTCAGATTTCCGCttattaagtgcatttgttttaaaaaataataattctacTACTTATTGGGTCTTAAGAGGTCTGATTCGCTCAAATCCGTGATGAAGTATTAAGAGCATTCAGACCTCAAGTGcgttttttaaattattataaaaGCTTTATCGAAAAACTAATACTCGACGAACCCAACCTGATATCTTCCACGGCCCTTTTACTATTCTTATGCTAGTCGGATTCCGTGAAGagactttttcttttatgtgagTTAACACTACCACTGAAGATAAAGAGTaccatgaatatatattttgggtattCTTTGACTTTCAATGATCAATTTTGGTTCTCTTATTCTTTACTATTTGTTCTATTAATTCATGATAAATTGTGATAGAATATTCACTTTTTCTGTTCTTACATTTTGGCGGGGTCTGTGGGAACACATTCATGTAAGAGGAGAAGATGAGGAGGAAAGAGAGGCTACCAATTCGATTATATTTGGTACGCTATATTACTTATTGTAACTTTAAGTCATCTCAAGTTTCAATCGAGGGCcggtaaaatatttttgaaaggaaaaagtAGAGTAACTatttagttaaaaaaattaatgatgtaattaaactttatataaaatataaaattggcatcgtataataatatataatataaaataggCAAAGTAATCTCATAATTTTTCAATATATGTTTTTGCTTACATCTTTACAATTAAGAGTATTTGTCCTGAACTTCAAACGGAGGGCAAAACCGCCTCATTTCGAATAGTTCAAGGGTAAAATTGGCTAATTTCCGTTGTTTTGGAGCAACCGTTAGTAGGAAGGGtgtttttaatctattttgcTAGTTTGAAGGCATTTTTGAGCCAAAACGTAACGGCGAAGacatttttgagcaaaaaaacaTAACGGAGAATAAATTTAATCTATTTCAAACAGTTCAGatatatttttagcccttttcccttttGGGCAAAAGACATAACGGAGAATAAACATACAATCCAAGGGAAATGATGATTGTATCATTGTATGGCTTCATAAATTGATATGTGTCATTGTTCCAATTGATCGCGAAAGTACTGCCCCAGTACGAAAGATTATTTTCTCTGTTCGGAAAATCATGTATTTTGTTGTGCGTGACTATCTAAGCTAAAAGCTTAAGCTGTTAGAGAGAgtacacttttatttacttaattattcTCAACATGCCCTCTCATGTGACCTGATTCTTTTTGGCTAAAGTCATAGATAGACCCTCAAACTTGTCCATATTTTTCACTGACCCTCAACCGAGCGCGTACCATATGAACCCTTCAAGACTACCTTCTTCGTGTCACTTAGACACATCGGTCCGAGGCTACTGAAATAAAAGTTTGTGCGTGTTATGACGGGCTGCTAACCTGTATTTGCTAcctaattaaaatttgccatGTATTTTTACAATGCCACATATACAATTAACAAGGCTTCAtccaaaacaaccca
This region of Lycium ferocissimum isolate CSIRO_LF1 unplaced genomic scaffold, AGI_CSIRO_Lferr_CH_V1 ctg1445, whole genome shotgun sequence genomic DNA includes:
- the LOC132042270 gene encoding protein RDM1-like: MKEAMPIEVDISSGDSSSSDTDHRKPESKTLKNSNTIDQPVYDFNSEDSMIRKARMYQEYMQMIPLPTKRGFVTPFTSWAGLAASIKELYGQPLHYLTNIQMKQWDQKRFGADDEDVPLDTIIHPTKAQASIWLIEDVHRRSTSPYYIARLWLADPMYHAHVDPIFPKLQNSSK